In a single window of the Coleofasciculus sp. FACHB-T130 genome:
- a CDS encoding ArsA family ATPase produces the protein MALILTFLGKGGTGRTTVAIAAAKQLASKGARVLLAGQDPGPTLGLLLGASPSPDPQELAQNLQVVQFQSAVLLERSWEEVKKLEAQYLRTPLLKNVYGQELGVLPGMDSALALNAIREYEASGKYDVIIYDGSGDQTTLRMLGMPEILSWYIRRFRKVVEDSDLWRTVSPFIQPISSAVLNVSWSGDNFAQQPTNEVNNLLERGRAAVADPNRVAAYLVTTSAPTAVATAQYFWGSAQQVGLTVGGVLLNQESDTEAISANFTPLAVSSLPSSPPGDWQPLIDALPDLRQVSGLPKPIEIDIPARQVRLFLPGFDKKQVKLTQYGPEVTIEAGDQRRNISLPPQLSGQPVKGAKFQNSYLAISF, from the coding sequence ATGGCCCTGATTTTAACGTTTTTGGGCAAAGGCGGCACGGGTCGCACCACAGTCGCGATCGCAGCCGCCAAACAACTGGCAAGCAAGGGAGCGCGAGTGCTACTTGCCGGACAAGACCCCGGCCCCACCCTCGGATTGCTCCTGGGGGCGTCCCCTAGCCCTGATCCCCAGGAACTGGCTCAAAATTTACAGGTAGTACAGTTCCAGTCTGCCGTGCTACTCGAACGCAGCTGGGAAGAAGTCAAAAAACTGGAAGCGCAGTATCTACGGACGCCTCTGCTGAAAAATGTCTACGGTCAGGAGTTGGGCGTTCTGCCAGGGATGGACAGCGCCCTGGCTCTCAACGCCATCCGCGAGTACGAAGCCAGTGGCAAGTATGACGTAATCATCTACGACGGCAGCGGCGACCAGACTACCCTACGGATGCTGGGGATGCCAGAGATACTCAGCTGGTATATTCGCCGGTTCCGAAAAGTCGTGGAAGATTCCGACCTGTGGAGAACTGTTTCGCCGTTCATTCAACCCATTAGCAGCGCTGTTCTCAATGTGTCATGGAGTGGGGATAACTTTGCCCAACAGCCCACCAATGAGGTGAACAATCTGCTGGAGCGAGGGAGAGCCGCAGTCGCCGATCCTAACCGCGTTGCTGCCTATTTGGTGACGACGAGTGCGCCAACTGCTGTTGCGACTGCCCAGTATTTTTGGGGCAGTGCCCAACAAGTCGGACTGACCGTGGGAGGCGTTCTGCTCAACCAAGAGTCGGACACAGAAGCCATTTCGGCAAACTTTACCCCTCTTGCAGTCAGCTCCCTTCCCAGCTCACCACCGGGTGACTGGCAACCGCTAATCGACGCCCTCCCGGATTTGCGTCAAGTATCGGGGCTGCCCAAACCTATCGAGATTGACATTCCAGCTCGTCAGGTACGTCTATTCTTGCCTGGTTTTGATAAAAAGCAGGTAAAACTCACCCAATACGGCCCTGAAGTCACCATCGAAGCCGGAGATCAGCGGCGCAATATCTCCTTACCCCCCCAGTTGAGCGGTCAACCCGTCAAAGGCGCTAAATTTCAAAATAGTTACTTGGCGATTTCGTTCTAA
- a CDS encoding methyltransferase domain-containing protein, producing MNTVKSLIKIDIGCGPHKREGFIGIDSSKHSGVDYVVDIEKEDLPFENGSVDYIFSSHCLEHISNTNRFFQEICRVACEGATVEIWTPYAFSNGAFIFSHVQFLNEEHYMHMCVLFPEVYKKLTGGFWVLNEIKYVVLPSTLVDIDRSGHSLDFALKYFKGVVQEFGVFMNIYRSKPPKEKVPAWWEVRTFSTDRYEKSMRIKELAPSTDEEVSKAIKKFALDG from the coding sequence ATGAATACAGTAAAATCGCTTATTAAGATAGATATAGGTTGTGGTCCACATAAGAGGGAGGGCTTTATAGGTATAGATAGTAGCAAGCATTCTGGCGTTGATTATGTAGTCGATATAGAAAAAGAAGACCTTCCCTTTGAAAACGGAAGCGTAGACTATATTTTTTCATCACATTGCTTGGAGCATATCTCAAATACAAACAGGTTTTTTCAAGAAATTTGTCGTGTGGCTTGTGAGGGAGCAACCGTAGAAATTTGGACCCCGTATGCGTTTAGCAACGGAGCCTTCATATTTAGTCATGTTCAGTTTCTGAACGAAGAACACTATATGCATATGTGCGTACTATTTCCCGAAGTTTATAAAAAGTTAACTGGAGGCTTTTGGGTATTAAATGAGATAAAGTACGTAGTATTGCCTAGCACACTAGTGGATATTGACAGAAGTGGTCATAGCCTAGATTTTGCCCTCAAATACTTTAAAGGCGTGGTTCAGGAGTTCGGCGTTTTTATGAATATTTATCGTTCAAAGCCACCTAAAGAAAAGGTTCCTGCATGGTGGGAGGTGAGGACATTTTCTACAGACCGTTATGAGAAAAGCATGAGAATTAAAGAACTCGCACCGTCAACTGATGAAGAAGTATCTAAAGCTATAAAAAAGTTTGCTTTAGATGGTTAG
- a CDS encoding glycosyltransferase, whose amino-acid sequence MRIKAFLKKVINQTLLPLDSYSRDATALARVIDFSYADISEFQQHPERVSKSGTHSVNWYLPSFENAFYGGVMTILRTADYLFQKGGMHQRFLICGDINADAVAEKITKVFPALKSAEVIILNSAQAIQNIPVSDFSIATLWTTAYVLLKVQNTGLKFYFIQDFEPLFYPAGSTYAQAEATYRFGFYGIANTISLKKIYEIEYDGVSVHFTPCIDTNVFYSENSLKKNDQPKRVFFYGRPGHPRNGFELAVESMRQLKKRYGSGVEILSAGANWKPEDYGLGGVLENLGLLNYEATGHLYRSCHIGLSMMMTRHPSYLPFEMMACGVLVVSNVNPSTRWLLRDGENCLLSNPSASCLAETISLAIDKYDEFAHIKKNAVEYMMNYHQDWSVELARIHQFMLNVPGIENRSREGLYVSKFAKV is encoded by the coding sequence ATGAGAATTAAAGCGTTTCTAAAGAAAGTAATTAATCAGACATTGTTACCTTTAGATAGCTATAGTAGAGATGCTACTGCACTGGCACGAGTTATTGATTTTTCATACGCAGATATCTCGGAATTTCAACAACATCCTGAAAGAGTTAGCAAATCAGGCACTCACAGTGTGAATTGGTATTTGCCATCTTTTGAGAATGCTTTCTATGGTGGAGTGATGACAATACTCCGCACTGCGGATTATTTATTCCAAAAGGGAGGGATGCACCAGAGATTCTTGATTTGTGGTGATATAAATGCTGATGCTGTAGCTGAAAAAATTACGAAGGTATTTCCGGCTTTAAAGAGCGCAGAGGTGATAATCCTCAACTCTGCCCAAGCAATTCAGAACATACCAGTATCAGATTTCTCAATCGCTACACTTTGGACAACTGCCTATGTTCTGCTAAAGGTACAAAATACGGGGTTGAAATTTTATTTTATTCAGGACTTTGAACCGTTATTCTATCCCGCTGGCTCCACCTATGCTCAAGCTGAAGCTACATACCGATTTGGATTCTATGGGATTGCTAATACTATAAGTTTGAAGAAAATATACGAGATCGAATACGACGGAGTATCAGTTCACTTTACTCCTTGTATCGATACTAATGTTTTCTATAGTGAAAATAGTTTAAAGAAGAATGACCAGCCGAAACGTGTCTTTTTTTATGGGCGACCAGGACATCCACGCAATGGTTTTGAATTAGCAGTTGAATCAATGCGTCAGCTAAAGAAACGTTATGGTTCTGGTGTGGAAATTTTATCAGCTGGGGCAAATTGGAAGCCTGAAGACTATGGATTGGGGGGAGTACTAGAGAATCTAGGGTTGTTAAATTATGAAGCAACAGGACATCTCTATCGTTCTTGTCATATTGGACTTTCAATGATGATGACACGACATCCATCTTACTTACCTTTTGAAATGATGGCATGCGGTGTGTTAGTGGTTTCAAATGTAAATCCGAGTACCCGATGGCTGTTGCGTGATGGTGAAAATTGTCTTCTTTCCAATCCAAGTGCATCCTGTCTTGCTGAAACGATCTCGCTGGCAATTGATAAATATGACGAATTTGCACACATTAAAAAGAATGCAGTTGAGTATATGATGAATTATCACCAGGATTGGTCGGTTGAATTAGCACGAATTCATCAATTTATGTTAAATGTTCCTGGTATAGAAAATCGCAGTAGAGAGGGATTATACGTGAGCAAATTTGCTAAAGTTTAA
- a CDS encoding glycosyltransferase has translation MNYPEDFFRFQELNLWLPKRNYSVFNYSDGSEEEAYLENCLKKVSDLRCHSSELVGYIRNWPSEYHLSPKRSNLLRPILLNKGSSILELGAGCGAITRYLGENVDKVIAVEGSDKRANIAALRCRDLENVQIVHGNFQNIEFNEKFDVVTLIGVLEYSGQYINSGNPQQQALEIAKRHLKNDGILILAIENKLGLKYFAGCSEDHTGILFDGLEGYSSGSLVRTFGKQELEKLLKISGFTDIDFLYPFPDYKLPDVVIRLNETSPHYSTPFLYNWLGYVNSRDYSNRKIEIFEEFLVTKQIEANGFLSQVSNSFLVLASGGKLISEKFLDPEAIVWKYNVMRSKEFMTQLCLRRNRSDGSLFLKREPIYTELTLEQETDPTKELKHYANESTQIVSGTTLIEQIIQAIRFRASGDEEFLKSCINIWYKFLVKEAQRCLGSKTELPGNYVDCTPWNLIVTPKGALNYIDREWSYLARLPIKFILFRGFLGIYNWAYLWIDAGWDILQPDKSFRSFLNFCLQLVELDINAEEFNRFALLDWEFQERTKLVASGNFDEFTRFLNSIPQSMLFVKSIERSQSQLHQTQAELQHSQSQLHQTQAELQHSQSQLHQTQAELQHLQSQLHQTQAELQHSQSQLHQTQAELQHSQSQLHQTQAELQHSLSIVASMETSKFWKLRTIWFKFKKSISSVLLPFVRLSNKSIFVIRNEGFYIFTQRTAKFLIHRMTSFHTRSYLTDTLVAKILQSLAEPPEYTEWINDYEPNDEELKQQKNKALSFKYKPLLSVILPVYKVPFFILEETLNSVLNQTYTNWELCIAFADIGNLQTSQYLEALSLQDQRVRLTIMLENQGISGNSNAAIKLASGEFIVLLDHDDLLAPSAFYEVIKKLNEQQNLDFLYSDKDCVSANSKVRSRLLLKPEWSPEILYSANYLTHLCVARRELVERIGGFRPETDGAQDWDIFFRITEQTSRIARINSVLYHWRIIQGSTSLGIDSKPYALEAQLRTIQDHLSRTQLPATVSPHPESGFRLEWQTPPAKVTIIIDGDVPWESLSSCIRAVSSFADSSIHTAKVVLPESSYNSQKSERDTIIKNTNLPIEWLIFRENKLETLAKAAKKEPTDVVLFVSGEITRFQEGWIQELSGWVLSHPNIGFATALILTEENIVVEAGIIVDQYGNGSPLLRGRNLYSWEIFGGALWYRNCTASSPKAVAFSYDHYLTLDGLPTNVSSLSSAMIKLCQASRRKNKRGLVNPHARAFLKDLPNDDIPEFHESLADDPYFHPAFDSVAPLKLRLKNGKHL, from the coding sequence ATGAATTATCCAGAGGATTTTTTTAGATTTCAGGAATTGAACCTTTGGTTACCAAAGCGAAATTACTCTGTATTCAATTATTCAGATGGCTCTGAGGAAGAAGCTTATTTGGAGAATTGCCTTAAAAAAGTCTCAGATCTCAGATGTCATTCTTCTGAACTAGTTGGGTACATACGTAATTGGCCTTCTGAGTATCATCTCAGTCCTAAGCGAAGTAATTTGCTTCGTCCTATACTGCTAAATAAAGGTAGCTCGATACTAGAATTGGGTGCAGGCTGTGGAGCTATTACTCGATATTTAGGGGAGAACGTTGATAAAGTTATTGCTGTCGAGGGTAGTGACAAGCGAGCAAATATTGCTGCTCTAAGATGTAGGGATCTGGAAAATGTACAAATAGTTCATGGGAACTTCCAAAACATTGAATTCAATGAAAAATTTGATGTAGTTACTTTGATTGGTGTATTAGAGTATAGCGGACAATACATTAATTCCGGAAACCCGCAACAGCAAGCTTTGGAAATAGCAAAACGGCATTTAAAAAATGATGGGATCTTGATTTTAGCAATTGAGAACAAACTGGGGTTAAAATACTTTGCCGGATGCTCTGAAGATCATACGGGCATACTATTTGATGGGCTAGAAGGTTATAGTAGTGGTAGCTTAGTAAGAACTTTTGGAAAGCAGGAACTAGAGAAACTATTGAAAATATCTGGTTTTACAGATATTGATTTTCTGTATCCTTTTCCAGACTACAAGCTTCCTGACGTTGTTATTAGATTAAACGAAACTAGCCCGCATTACTCAACACCCTTTTTGTATAACTGGCTGGGATATGTAAATTCTAGAGATTATAGTAATCGCAAAATAGAGATATTCGAAGAATTTTTGGTGACTAAACAGATAGAAGCTAATGGCTTTTTGTCTCAAGTAAGCAATTCGTTTTTAGTATTAGCTAGTGGAGGCAAATTAATCTCAGAAAAATTCCTAGATCCAGAAGCGATCGTGTGGAAGTACAATGTGATGCGTAGTAAGGAGTTCATGACTCAACTCTGTTTACGCAGGAATAGAAGTGATGGTTCGTTGTTTTTGAAACGAGAACCTATCTATACTGAACTGACACTGGAGCAAGAAACAGATCCAACAAAAGAATTGAAACACTATGCCAATGAATCCACACAAATTGTGAGTGGTACAACACTCATTGAGCAAATAATTCAAGCAATCAGGTTTAGGGCTTCGGGAGATGAAGAGTTTTTGAAATCGTGTATTAATATTTGGTATAAGTTCTTGGTTAAAGAAGCCCAAAGATGTCTGGGAAGCAAAACCGAGTTACCTGGTAATTACGTGGATTGTACTCCGTGGAATTTGATAGTAACGCCAAAAGGCGCTCTTAATTACATTGATAGAGAGTGGAGTTATTTAGCTCGGCTTCCTATTAAATTTATATTATTTAGGGGGTTTCTTGGGATTTACAACTGGGCTTACTTATGGATAGATGCCGGATGGGATATTTTACAGCCAGATAAATCATTTAGGTCTTTTCTGAATTTTTGTCTACAGTTAGTTGAGTTGGATATAAATGCAGAAGAATTTAATAGGTTTGCTTTGTTGGATTGGGAGTTTCAAGAAAGAACTAAGCTGGTTGCGAGCGGAAATTTTGATGAGTTCACAAGATTTCTGAATTCAATCCCACAGTCAATGCTATTCGTTAAGTCAATTGAGCGATCGCAGTCGCAGTTGCATCAAACTCAAGCAGAACTGCAACACTCGCAGTCGCAGTTGCATCAAACTCAAGCAGAACTGCAACACTCGCAGTCGCAGTTGCATCAAACTCAAGCAGAACTGCAACACTTGCAGTCGCAGTTGCATCAAACTCAAGCAGAACTGCAACACTCGCAGTCGCAGTTGCATCAAACTCAAGCAGAACTGCAACACTCGCAGTCGCAGTTGCATCAAACTCAAGCAGAACTGCAACACTCGCTGAGTATTGTTGCTTCAATGGAAACCAGTAAGTTTTGGAAACTACGAACAATATGGTTTAAGTTCAAAAAAAGCATAAGCTCTGTACTGCTTCCCTTTGTAAGACTTTCTAATAAAAGTATTTTTGTTATACGTAATGAAGGATTTTACATATTTACTCAACGTACCGCTAAATTTTTAATACATCGGATGACGAGCTTCCACACTAGAAGTTATTTGACGGATACATTAGTAGCTAAAATTTTACAGAGTTTGGCAGAGCCTCCAGAATATACAGAATGGATCAATGACTACGAACCTAATGATGAGGAGCTTAAACAACAAAAAAATAAAGCTCTGTCATTTAAGTACAAACCCCTGCTTAGTGTGATTCTTCCAGTATATAAAGTGCCATTTTTTATTCTTGAAGAAACCCTGAATAGTGTTTTAAACCAAACTTACACTAACTGGGAGTTATGTATTGCCTTTGCTGATATCGGCAATTTGCAAACAAGTCAATACCTAGAAGCGCTCAGTTTACAAGATCAAAGAGTGCGGCTAACTATAATGCTAGAAAACCAAGGGATTTCTGGTAACTCTAATGCTGCTATAAAGCTGGCTTCAGGTGAATTTATAGTACTACTAGATCATGATGATTTATTAGCACCTTCGGCTTTCTATGAAGTAATAAAAAAATTAAACGAGCAGCAAAACTTAGACTTCCTATATTCAGACAAAGATTGTGTGAGTGCAAATAGTAAAGTAAGGTCACGGCTGTTATTAAAACCCGAATGGAGTCCAGAAATTTTATATTCGGCTAATTATTTAACTCATTTATGTGTTGCTCGTCGTGAACTTGTGGAGCGTATTGGCGGCTTTCGTCCAGAGACAGATGGAGCGCAAGACTGGGATATATTTTTTCGCATTACAGAACAAACATCACGTATTGCTCGGATTAATAGTGTTCTTTATCACTGGCGCATAATACAGGGTTCTACTTCTCTAGGGATAGATTCTAAGCCCTATGCCCTTGAAGCACAATTACGGACTATCCAAGACCATCTAAGTCGAACACAATTGCCAGCAACCGTTTCACCACACCCAGAATCCGGTTTTAGATTAGAATGGCAAACTCCGCCCGCCAAGGTAACAATTATTATTGATGGTGACGTTCCTTGGGAGTCTTTATCTAGTTGCATTCGTGCAGTTTCATCGTTTGCTGATTCTAGTATTCATACAGCGAAAGTAGTTTTACCAGAGTCTAGTTATAACTCACAAAAGAGCGAACGAGACACTATCATCAAAAATACCAACTTGCCTATTGAGTGGCTGATATTCAGAGAGAATAAGCTAGAAACTTTAGCAAAAGCTGCGAAAAAAGAACCGACTGACGTAGTTTTGTTTGTATCAGGTGAAATTACTAGATTTCAAGAAGGATGGATACAAGAATTAAGTGGTTGGGTTCTCAGTCATCCAAATATTGGATTTGCTACAGCGCTCATCTTAACAGAGGAAAATATTGTTGTTGAAGCAGGAATAATTGTTGATCAATACGGAAATGGCTCCCCGCTATTGCGTGGTAGGAACTTATATTCTTGGGAAATTTTTGGGGGAGCGCTATGGTATAGAAATTGCACTGCAAGCTCTCCTAAAGCTGTGGCGTTTAGTTATGACCATTACTTGACCTTAGATGGATTACCTACAAATGTATCTTCTTTATCGTCTGCAATGATAAAACTGTGTCAAGCTAGTCGCCGTAAAAATAAACGTGGTTTAGTAAATCCACACGCGCGAGCATTCTTGAAAGATTTACCCAACGATGATATTCCAGAATTTCATGAATCTTTAGCTGATGATCCCTATTTTCATCCTGCTTTTGATTCAGTTGCTCCCTTGAAATTAAGATTGAAAAATGGAAAACATTTATGA
- a CDS encoding DUF2862 domain-containing protein: MEIGQKVKVYRLRDRVSPAVVNKLGKVGTIKGYKMTDGSGVGVVVQFDDNSTTWFFEDELKPAQ; this comes from the coding sequence ATGGAGATCGGTCAGAAAGTAAAAGTATACCGCCTCAGAGACAGGGTTTCTCCCGCCGTTGTTAATAAACTGGGGAAAGTTGGCACCATCAAAGGCTACAAAATGACGGATGGTAGTGGCGTTGGGGTCGTCGTGCAATTTGACGACAACTCGACCACTTGGTTTTTTGAAGATGAACTGAAACCCGCACAATAA
- a CDS encoding ABC transporter permease, with protein sequence MKAVVRKAGRVRRLLPVNDLWWAKLDLLRTLVRRDLEARYKGSVLGNLWPLVNQLSQLLIYTYVFSIVLKIKLTLKGLPENNITFGLWLFAGLLLWIAFTSGLTQAAGSVVGQPNLVKKVVFPLALLPLVPVLSTFIESTLGLMALILLVALTSQTIHATLWLLPLVWLPQLMLTAGLGYFTAALTVFLRDIPQTLLVILNFLFYLTPIVYPAKQIPEPWRGWVFWLNPVATLAEVYRDLVLVGEMNHWAQWGVASLICLLIFLGGLGAYQRLRPAFADVL encoded by the coding sequence ATGAAAGCAGTTGTTCGCAAAGCTGGCAGGGTGAGGCGTTTGCTTCCGGTTAATGACCTATGGTGGGCAAAGCTAGACTTGTTGAGAACCCTGGTGCGGCGGGATTTGGAAGCGCGATATAAGGGTTCGGTTCTAGGCAATTTGTGGCCTTTGGTCAATCAGCTGTCACAGTTGCTGATTTACACTTATGTTTTCTCAATTGTATTGAAGATAAAGCTGACCCTGAAGGGATTGCCAGAGAATAACATTACCTTTGGGTTATGGCTATTTGCCGGGTTGCTTCTCTGGATTGCTTTTACCAGTGGCCTTACCCAGGCAGCAGGTTCGGTGGTGGGGCAGCCAAATTTGGTGAAGAAGGTCGTGTTTCCGCTAGCTTTATTGCCCCTAGTACCCGTGCTGTCAACGTTCATTGAGAGTACATTAGGCTTGATGGCATTGATTCTTTTAGTGGCATTGACATCCCAAACAATACACGCTACGTTATGGCTGCTGCCGTTGGTTTGGCTACCGCAGCTAATGTTGACAGCTGGGTTGGGGTATTTTACTGCAGCTCTAACAGTTTTTTTGCGAGATATTCCGCAAACATTATTAGTTATCTTAAATTTTTTATTCTATTTGACACCTATTGTTTATCCAGCAAAGCAGATTCCAGAACCGTGGAGAGGTTGGGTATTTTGGTTGAATCCAGTGGCGACGCTGGCAGAAGTTTATAGAGATTTAGTATTAGTGGGAGAGATGAATCACTGGGCACAGTGGGGTGTGGCGTCTTTAATTTGTCTATTAATATTTTTGGGAGGATTAGGGGCGTATCAAAGGTTACGTCCGGCATTTGCTGATGTACTTTAG
- a CDS encoding ABC transporter ATP-binding protein — protein MSEIAISLKNVSKCFKLYGHPVDRLKDLLLPGKIRANEFWALRDINLEVPKGQTLGIVGQNGSGKSTLLQIIAGTLTPTTGDIQVNGRVAALLELGSGFNPEFTGRQNVFFNGRLLGLSQREIEDKFDTIAEFAEIGDFIEQPVKAYSSGMFIRLAFAVAINVEPDILIVDEALSVGDIKFQFKCFLKFKEFQEKGITILFVSHDGNSVKRYCNNAILLNSGQKILEGIPNQVINHYTKIMFPDEEVREFREIPNKELILPAAPERKKEKLEYRYGDGRGEIIKIITKNSNGETTKTFLSCEKVVVSIEALIKEFLEAPVFAMTIKDCRGEDIYITNTYAQKINVPNLKPGNLVNVSFEQHLMLCPGDYFISFGFVSLAQGRLSPIDRRYDAVQIKVTQLGDDMSGGIVNLQSRINFSIEKATLESSKY, from the coding sequence ATGAGTGAGATTGCGATTTCGCTGAAGAACGTCTCGAAGTGCTTTAAGCTGTATGGGCATCCCGTAGATCGGTTAAAAGATTTATTGCTGCCCGGTAAGATTAGAGCTAATGAATTTTGGGCGCTGCGAGATATTAATTTGGAGGTGCCAAAAGGGCAAACACTAGGAATTGTTGGGCAAAATGGTTCTGGCAAAAGTACACTCCTACAAATTATTGCCGGGACGCTAACGCCAACTACAGGAGATATACAAGTCAATGGTCGGGTTGCAGCGTTGCTGGAATTAGGAAGTGGTTTTAACCCTGAATTTACCGGGCGGCAGAATGTATTTTTTAATGGAAGATTATTAGGCTTAAGTCAAAGAGAAATAGAAGACAAATTTGATACAATTGCTGAATTTGCTGAAATTGGAGATTTTATAGAACAACCCGTTAAGGCTTATTCAAGCGGTATGTTTATCAGGTTGGCTTTTGCTGTTGCAATCAATGTTGAACCAGATATTCTAATTGTTGATGAAGCTTTATCCGTAGGTGATATTAAATTTCAATTTAAATGCTTTTTGAAATTTAAAGAATTTCAGGAAAAAGGCATAACAATTTTATTTGTTTCCCATGATGGAAATTCCGTAAAACGTTATTGTAATAATGCTATTCTTTTAAATTCAGGTCAAAAGATTTTGGAGGGAATACCGAATCAAGTAATTAATCATTATACAAAAATTATGTTTCCCGATGAAGAGGTGAGAGAATTCAGAGAAATACCAAATAAAGAATTGATATTACCTGCCGCTCCAGAACGAAAGAAAGAAAAGTTAGAGTATAGATATGGTGATGGACGGGGGGAAATCATAAAAATTATTACTAAAAATAGTAACGGGGAAACAACCAAAACTTTCCTTTCTTGTGAGAAAGTAGTTGTTAGTATTGAAGCTTTGATTAAAGAGTTTTTAGAAGCTCCAGTGTTTGCTATGACAATAAAAGATTGTAGGGGTGAAGATATATATATCACCAATACGTATGCCCAGAAGATAAATGTGCCAAATTTAAAGCCTGGAAACTTGGTTAATGTGTCATTTGAACAACACCTGATGCTTTGTCCAGGTGACTACTTTATTTCTTTTGGCTTTGTCTCTCTTGCTCAAGGAAGGCTAAGTCCAATAGATCGTAGATATGATGCTGTCCAAATAAAAGTGACTCAACTGGGAGACGATATGAGTGGCGGCATAGTAAATCTTCAGAGTCGGATTAATTTTTCCATTGAAAAGGCTACTCTTGAAAGTAGTAAGTATTAG